The DNA sequence ATGGATCGTAACCATTGGTTAAAATAAATGCGTTCCCTCTCCAATTCTCCTTCGAATGAGAATAATTTTTGGAATAAGTTTTCAAGGATTGTGAAACGTTCTGATTTCGGTGCAATTAAAACTTTTTCTTTTAGTTCTGTGCGAATTTCTTTGATTCGATTCCAAATTTCTACGAATTGAATGATTGTTTTGTCGGAAGATATCGATTTAGTTACAATTTGTGTTTCAGTCCATGCAGTTTCTTCATCAGCTATCATGGAGACTACAGCTCTTTTCAGACCAAAAGAAATTGTATAAGGATTGTATTCTTTTTCTTCTTCATAAATGGAACCTAATGAATCGATTAATTCCAAAACCTTCAAAGAAGACTCTTCATCGCTGAATTCGTTTGGCCCAGTGATGAGTTGGTTTTTGAATAAAGTAAAAATATCTTCTTTTTCAAAACGATCATTTTTGATACAGCGAAACAAAGTAGACAATGCCAAATAAAGTTCGGAGGTATCTTTTGCGACTAAATCAGTAATGGAATAAGGTATTTTAATTAGTTTTGGTAAATTTTCTTTTTTATCCGTAAGGTAAATCCCTCCATCAAACACCCATTCGACGGCAGATCTGTATTCGTTCATATTTGGAACTAAAATAGCAAAATCAAGTAAGTTGAGTTTGCCATTGCTTAAATTGATTTTATTTAATATGTCATGGACTATGGATTCTACTTCCCGGTATACGGAAGGTGCATTCCAAACTCTAACAGTTTGGTCTTCCAAATAATTTTCTTCTTTGAATGTTTCTTCTAATAAAATTGCTTTTAATTTTGATAACATCCCGCCACTAACAAATTTAGATTTCTGCTTTGCGTATTGGTCTTTTGAAAATTCTTTTGCTAAAAAAGATTGTGGTTTTGAATATTTGGATAAAAAGTTCTTAGTTTTTTCGGGATTTTTTCCAATGGTTTTGCCATTATGGAATTGATAGATATGAACATTTAATTGAGAATTTTGAGGTTCTGCAGCTTCTTTCAAAAAATCAATGTATGTTCCAGAGAGGTTTGATAAACAAAATAAGTGTAAGTCGCCATCGAGTGGCAAACTTTTCCCTTCTTCCAGATAGTGGAATAGGTTCTTGGGTTTTGTTTTGTCTTTATAAATCTCTGTATAAATATTTTTTTCTAACTCCCAATAGGGGTCTTTGTTAATTTCATTTGGTATGTTTTTTGTTTCTAACCCGAGCCAATCCTTAATCCAATTTTCTCGATTTAATTCATAGTCTTTGAAATACCTTGTCAAAACATCGGCCAGGTAGTACATTTTCGGAATTTCTTCTAAATAGGTTTGGATCTCTGGAAATTTTTTTAACAGTGTATCCTGTTTTTGATAGAGTAGCGCAAAACAATCTCGTTTGACCGCTTCATATTGGTATAAAAGAGAGTCTTCTTCGTATATTTGTATATTCTTAATATTGAATATAATTTTTAAAATTGCCTTTTCTAAAAATGTAAATTCTATGTTTAATGAAAGATGAGACGGATCAAATTTTGGTAAGTTTAATCGCAACCAAGGGATAAGGTTTTGATTTGGAACCACAACCAGTGGTCGTTTGAGAGGGTTTACTTTTTGGTCTTCTGTAATCCGTTTCCCAAGTTCAATGGTAATTTCTTCCAGATGAAGACCTGCGTAGTAATGTATCGGCAACGGGTTTCCCTTTTTTTGTAATTCAAACTGAGTCTAATCTTGCAACGATCAAAGTCCATTCTAATCTATTTGAGAAAGAGAAAAATAAATGGGTGGGCGCCATTTCCGGCTATCCGCTCCAATCTTTCGCTCTGCGAAAGGATTTCCGCTTCTATCCGGGGCGCGTAGGTTTTC is a window from the Leptospira harrisiae genome containing:
- a CDS encoding exodeoxyribonuclease V subunit gamma, with amino-acid sequence MPIHYYAGLHLEEITIELGKRITEDQKVNPLKRPLVVVPNQNLIPWLRLNLPKFDPSHLSLNIEFTFLEKAILKIIFNIKNIQIYEEDSLLYQYEAVKRDCFALLYQKQDTLLKKFPEIQTYLEEIPKMYYLADVLTRYFKDYELNRENWIKDWLGLETKNIPNEINKDPYWELEKNIYTEIYKDKTKPKNLFHYLEEGKSLPLDGDLHLFCLSNLSGTYIDFLKEAAEPQNSQLNVHIYQFHNGKTIGKNPEKTKNFLSKYSKPQSFLAKEFSKDQYAKQKSKFVSGGMLSKLKAILLEETFKEENYLEDQTVRVWNAPSVYREVESIVHDILNKINLSNGKLNLLDFAILVPNMNEYRSAVEWVFDGGIYLTDKKENLPKLIKIPYSITDLVAKDTSELYLALSTLFRCIKNDRFEKEDIFTLFKNQLITGPNEFSDEESSLKVLELIDSLGSIYEEEKEYNPYTISFGLKRAVVSMIADEETAWTETQIVTKSISSDKTIIQFVEIWNRIKEIRTELKEKVLIAPKSERFTILENLFQKLFSFEGELERERIYFNQWLRSIQSWCESDWKGPKDFLEMISLLTEEIFSDIPMHRGNYLTEGVTVSLLQPMRPIPFLHVYIAGLGEGKFPGSVDRSRFNLRRYDSKPWDLNRREIQESLFWESILSAGENITFSYVGKNTLEDKEFEPCSTLFEVMTAMNIKKAIELPLTSYSRFYDENSFPSFDYVRNLDRFRESDDELPNPNFTNPEDLISESNSSQPSNELSVLQLTNGLKNPILGSLLENMGRIWEEEEDSTEEPFRLNQLEIFTIKSIFIPMFTESLVTEKEWTWDRNKIQTHLQEFTLKAEQNAEFPYGAFYIVSSEKLLDELEMVSERFSVVKETLFQPEDSLVYRKAVSIGDTGLRDCKKINSYPITESFTLVGEWENLIEKEGVYYWFYNGSLYDKPKLPNEHLKDYLGKMAYVLISACLFRVTGNRLVIIPANAKDFKKDSWIDMTQLSETNCRTYLNSVFQLVTEEKPKYIPNAGLNLFFAKHNIEEIESNLTTIDQLWNEFLLEDSETVLEFENRMMKLSPYTKVLLEQFSIQSVVEIFLPILKKGFF